A single Bifidobacterium scardovii JCM 12489 = DSM 13734 DNA region contains:
- a CDS encoding glutaredoxin family protein, with protein MTITVFTKPRCPQCEATKRQLTKLDIPFETVDLTENPSTLEQLHQAGFRQAPVVITPDNSWTGYRPDLIRELAASITADAAQHAMARA; from the coding sequence ATGACCATCACTGTGTTCACCAAACCGCGTTGCCCTCAGTGTGAAGCCACCAAGCGTCAGCTCACCAAGCTCGACATACCCTTTGAGACTGTGGATCTCACCGAGAACCCGTCCACGCTCGAGCAGCTGCATCAGGCCGGATTCCGCCAGGCTCCCGTCGTCATCACGCCCGACAACTCCTGGACCGGCTACCGCCCCGATCTCATCCGCGAGCTGGCGGCCAGCATCACCGCCGACGCCGCGCAGCACGCGATGGCCCGCGCATGA
- a CDS encoding AlbA family DNA-binding domain-containing protein: protein MTVPGIDGLRQFLSGSESRRLEFKTASKQFDSDKLMKYCCALSCEGGGEMVFGVTDDKKIVGTQAFPDTARTERDIYNRLGVRCTFETPDLVCPVAACILVMLPL, encoded by the coding sequence ATGACTGTTCCCGGTATTGATGGGCTTCGGCAGTTCCTTTCTGGCAGCGAGTCTCGTCGTCTGGAGTTCAAAACGGCATCGAAGCAGTTCGATTCCGACAAACTCATGAAGTACTGCTGCGCGTTGAGCTGCGAGGGCGGCGGTGAGATGGTGTTCGGCGTCACCGACGATAAGAAGATCGTGGGGACGCAGGCGTTTCCCGATACAGCCAGAACAGAGCGCGACATCTACAACCGGCTTGGTGTCCGTTGCACTTTCGAGACACCGGATTTGGTTTGTCCGGTAGCCGCGTGTATTTTAGTAATGTTGCCCCTTTAG
- a CDS encoding M81 family metallopeptidase, producing the protein MSTTAAAQQHQGLYQAQTSRTDPKTPATEAQSPAAKASPRKPNIAIAGLAIEASTFSPARTGATAFHPRRGAEVFDAYPFMAPGQPLREAANWYPTLVGRSLPGGIVTAEAFESLTEETIERLQAVVRETPHLDGLWFDIHGAMTVEGMDDSETVLLQRIRDVIGPDVLVSSSMDLHGNVSREFAHLTDLITCYRMAPHEDELDTKERAVRNLVDRLVSHPAGQAPRKPIKAWIPVPILLPGEKTSTRVEPARSIYAKVPQVEARDGVLDAAIWVGYAWADEPRNQAAVVVTGDDRDAVAQGAEELAADLWAARDDFEFVAPTGTLDECVDAALRSPVTPYFISDSGDNPTAGGAGDVTWTLRRLLDDPRITNGGKTVIYASLPAPEAVAEAVDAGVGSTVTVTGGAAVDNLHEGPVTMTGVVHAIRHGDRDAETEVVLHVGGTPADRSSGLYVILTALRKPYHHEHDFTDLQLKPRSADIVVVKIGYLEPELFDMAADWMMALTPGGVDQDPIRLGHHRIQRPMVPYDPSDFTPDLHARIVAPADEPDDD; encoded by the coding sequence GTGAGCACGACCGCAGCAGCACAGCAGCACCAGGGACTGTATCAGGCACAGACCAGCCGGACAGACCCGAAAACCCCAGCCACGGAAGCGCAATCGCCCGCCGCCAAGGCATCCCCGCGCAAGCCCAATATCGCCATCGCCGGTTTGGCGATCGAGGCGAGCACCTTCTCCCCCGCCCGCACCGGCGCGACCGCATTCCATCCGCGCCGCGGCGCCGAAGTCTTCGACGCGTACCCGTTCATGGCCCCCGGCCAGCCGCTGCGCGAAGCCGCCAACTGGTACCCGACCCTGGTCGGGCGCTCCCTGCCCGGCGGCATCGTCACCGCGGAGGCGTTCGAGAGCCTGACCGAGGAAACCATTGAGCGGCTGCAGGCCGTCGTACGCGAGACGCCCCACTTGGACGGCCTGTGGTTCGACATCCACGGCGCGATGACCGTCGAAGGCATGGACGATTCGGAAACCGTGCTGCTGCAGCGCATCCGCGACGTGATCGGCCCCGACGTGCTCGTGTCGTCGTCGATGGATCTGCACGGCAACGTCTCGCGCGAGTTCGCGCATCTGACCGATCTGATCACCTGCTACCGTATGGCGCCGCACGAGGACGAGCTGGACACCAAGGAGCGCGCCGTGCGCAATCTGGTCGACCGTCTGGTCTCCCATCCGGCCGGACAAGCGCCCCGCAAGCCGATCAAGGCGTGGATTCCCGTGCCGATCCTGCTGCCCGGCGAAAAGACCTCGACGCGCGTCGAACCGGCGCGTTCGATCTATGCGAAGGTGCCGCAGGTCGAGGCGCGCGACGGCGTGCTCGATGCGGCGATCTGGGTCGGCTACGCGTGGGCCGACGAGCCGCGCAATCAAGCTGCGGTCGTGGTGACCGGCGACGACCGGGACGCCGTCGCGCAGGGGGCCGAGGAGCTCGCCGCCGACCTGTGGGCGGCACGCGACGACTTCGAGTTCGTCGCGCCGACCGGCACCTTGGACGAGTGCGTCGACGCCGCGCTGCGGAGCCCCGTCACGCCGTATTTCATCAGCGATTCGGGAGACAATCCGACCGCCGGCGGCGCGGGCGACGTGACCTGGACGCTGCGCCGGCTGCTGGACGATCCGCGCATCACCAACGGCGGGAAAACCGTGATCTACGCGTCCCTTCCGGCACCGGAAGCGGTGGCGGAAGCCGTCGATGCCGGGGTCGGCTCGACCGTCACCGTGACCGGCGGGGCCGCAGTCGATAACCTGCACGAGGGACCCGTCACCATGACCGGCGTCGTGCATGCGATACGGCATGGCGACCGCGACGCCGAAACCGAAGTCGTGCTGCACGTCGGCGGCACCCCCGCCGACCGGTCGAGCGGGCTGTACGTCATCCTCACGGCGCTGCGCAAGCCCTACCATCACGAGCATGATTTCACGGATCTGCAGCTCAAGCCGCGCTCCGCCGATATCGTCGTCGTGAAGATCGGCTATCTGGAGCCCGAATTATTCGACATGGCGGCCGACTGGATGATGGCGCTCACCCCCGGCGGCGTGGACCAGGACCCGATCCGGCTCGGGCACCACCGCATCCAGCGGCCGATGGTACCGTACGATCCGAGCGATTTCACGCCGGATCTGCACGCGCGCATCGTCGCGCCGGCCGACGAACCGGACGACGACTGA
- the nrdI gene encoding class Ib ribonucleoside-diphosphate reductase assembly flavoprotein NrdI: MSGPDGNLQTAIPDSGQSGGTHTGAVVYFSSVSENTARFIDSCDLPGLGITPYRIPLRPNDPPLHVREPYVLIVPTYGGGNVRKAVPIQVKRFLNDPDNRQWIRGVIASGNTNFGEAYGAAGHIISAKCKVPLLFVFELMGTPEDVRKTRDGLARFFANDRR; the protein is encoded by the coding sequence ATGAGCGGACCGGACGGCAATCTGCAGACGGCGATCCCGGACTCAGGCCAATCCGGCGGAACGCACACCGGTGCGGTCGTGTACTTCTCCTCGGTATCGGAGAACACGGCACGGTTCATCGACAGCTGCGACCTGCCCGGCCTCGGCATCACGCCCTACCGCATCCCGCTTCGGCCGAACGATCCGCCGCTCCATGTACGCGAGCCCTATGTGCTGATTGTGCCGACGTACGGCGGCGGCAACGTACGCAAGGCCGTGCCCATCCAGGTCAAGCGGTTCCTCAACGATCCCGACAATCGGCAATGGATCCGCGGGGTGATCGCCTCCGGCAACACGAACTTCGGCGAGGCGTACGGCGCGGCGGGGCATATCATCTCCGCGAAATGCAAGGTGCCGCTGCTGTTCGTGTTCGAGCTCATGGGCACCCCGGAGGACGTGCGCAAGACGCGCGACGGCCTCGCCCGGTTCTTCGCGAACGACCGCCGCTGA
- a CDS encoding ATP-binding protein: protein MDDKDIRLSATEVFEFENAALPSPADRGIVPESTLNDLNDEVVERIIMIHQGSKALRGTITRTDQMARLNMTDNSGRVRLAGLLAAGQYPQQYYPKLLIDVSVHPDVEKSDPDGPRFLDRVLCDGNMPEAIDQAVETVAKNLRTPTFVVGAGARTDTEIPKEVLREVIANAVIHREYDSRFTGEAVAVDVYPDRVEVSNPGGLWGGVTLENIANGISRCRNTTLVQLMHKIPYSREDAVTVEGGGTGIPLIIREMASRALGEPKFVASPDRFTVTLARYGVEYQQNHQWLEHLQTGLDRHEQTILLMLRRQGTMNVKQLHTSLRIDSDDIRKILTTLIAKGLVRNSDNGAYTLTNDNTTSAGVEPLTLTRSDTLTVAERQLLKTLSPSEAMSARKISEMTDRSLPSVRKLLRRLVGAGMVIATAPPSSKNRQYKRAS from the coding sequence ATGGACGACAAGGACATCCGCTTGTCCGCCACGGAGGTATTCGAGTTCGAGAACGCCGCGCTCCCAAGCCCGGCGGATCGCGGCATCGTTCCTGAATCCACATTGAACGATCTGAACGACGAAGTCGTAGAGCGCATCATCATGATCCACCAAGGGTCCAAAGCGCTGCGCGGGACCATTACCCGCACCGATCAGATGGCGCGGTTGAACATGACCGACAACAGCGGCCGGGTTCGTCTCGCGGGCCTGCTGGCTGCGGGCCAATACCCGCAGCAGTACTATCCCAAACTGCTCATCGACGTGTCGGTGCATCCCGACGTCGAGAAATCGGATCCGGACGGGCCCCGTTTCCTTGACCGTGTGCTATGCGACGGCAACATGCCCGAGGCCATAGACCAGGCCGTCGAGACCGTAGCCAAGAACCTGCGTACGCCCACGTTCGTGGTCGGCGCCGGCGCCAGGACGGACACGGAAATCCCCAAAGAGGTGCTGCGCGAGGTCATCGCGAACGCGGTGATCCACCGCGAGTACGATTCCCGGTTCACAGGCGAAGCCGTCGCGGTCGACGTGTATCCCGACCGCGTGGAGGTGTCGAACCCCGGCGGCCTGTGGGGCGGCGTGACACTGGAGAACATCGCGAACGGCATATCACGATGCCGAAACACCACGCTTGTCCAACTTATGCACAAGATACCGTATTCCCGTGAGGACGCCGTGACCGTGGAGGGCGGCGGCACGGGAATCCCCCTAATCATCAGGGAGATGGCGTCGCGGGCGCTGGGCGAACCGAAATTCGTGGCCAGCCCTGATCGCTTCACGGTGACATTGGCCCGCTATGGGGTCGAATATCAGCAGAACCACCAGTGGCTGGAGCATCTGCAAACCGGACTGGATCGGCACGAGCAGACCATCCTGCTGATGCTCCGACGTCAGGGAACGATGAATGTGAAACAACTCCACACGTCATTGCGTATCGATTCCGACGATATCCGCAAGATACTGACGACCCTAATCGCCAAAGGGCTGGTGCGAAACAGCGACAACGGTGCATACACACTGACGAACGACAATACGACCTCGGCCGGGGTCGAGCCGCTCACACTTACTCGCAGCGACACTCTGACCGTGGCGGAACGCCAATTGCTGAAGACGCTATCTCCCTCGGAAGCCATGAGCGCCAGAAAAATCAGCGAGATGACCGACAGGAGCCTGCCGTCAGTACGCAAACTCCTGCGTCGCCTTGTCGGTGCCGGCATGGTGATTGCCACCGCACCTCCGTCCAGCAAAAACCGTCAATACAAGCGCGCATCATAA